The Punica granatum isolate Tunisia-2019 chromosome 4, ASM765513v2, whole genome shotgun sequence genome has a window encoding:
- the LOC116205504 gene encoding NEDD8-conjugating enzyme Ubc12-like: MIKLFKVKEKQRENAENAKKQTAAELRLHKDISELNLPKSCSITFPNGKDDLMNFEVLIRPDEGYYVGGKFLFSFQVSPHYPHEAPKVKCKTKIYHPNIDLEGNVCLNILREDWKPVLNINTIIYGLYHLFTEPNYEDPLNHDAAAVLRDNPVLFGTNVKRAMSGGFVGHTSFSRCT, translated from the exons ATGATTAAGCTATTCAAAGTAAAGGAAAAGCAGAGAGAAAATGCGGAAAATGCAAAGAAGCAAACTGCTGCTGAGCTGCGTCTTCACAAAG ATATTAGTGAACTGAACCTCCCCAAGTCATGCTCCATTACGTTCCCGAACGGCAAGGATGATCTGATGAACTTTGAAGTTCTAATTCGGCCTGATGAAGGATATTATGT TGGAGGGAAATTCTTGTTCTCCTTCCAAGTATCACCACACTATCCTCATGAGGCTCCAAAAGTCAAGTGTAAGACCAAG ATCTACCACCCTAACATCGACTTGGAAGGGAATGTCTGCCTCAACATATTAAGAGAGGACTGGAAGCCGGTGCTGAACATAAACACCATAATCTACGGGCTGTACCATCTATTCACG GAACCGAACTATGAGGATCCTCTGAATCACGATGCCGCTGCTGTGCTGAGGGACAACCCAGTGTTGTTTGGGACCAACGTGAAGAGGGCGATGAGTGGCGGTTTCGTGGGCCACACCTCATTTTCTCGATGTACATAG
- the LOC116204247 gene encoding aspartic proteinase CDR1-like, which yields MASLLTIIFCSVFVFGLSSPLSVAVPDGGFSVELIHRDSPRSPLYDPAATQDQRLRNALARSLSRATRLCQTDTLHIAVEEPAAEIFSNNGEYLMNISIGTPPVKIVGVMDTGSDLFWTQCMPCDGCYEQINPLFDPQESSSYRDLPCTSSKCKLLPQTGCDHVRGQICQYHYSYGDKSFTNGNIATETVTLNSISGQPISFPHTLFGCGHHNRGTFGDKTSGIIGLGGGAISLVSQMGETAGGKFSYCLVPLSQSEKSSQLNFGSRAEVTGPGAVSTPLVQKSPKTFYHITLEGVSVGSSRFEFSDLDSPTSKRNIVIDSGTTLTLLPEDLYKAIETALVKLIKLEKASDPLDILNLCFKTVEDTEFEAPNITFHFTGADVKLGTLNTFIRVAEDVVCLSFKPSDVDVSLFGNIAQMNFLVGYDTQERSISFMPTDCSNLQDTL from the coding sequence ATGGCTTCACTATTAACAATCATATTCTGCTCAGTTTTTGTGTTCGGTTTGAGTTCGCCTTTGTCCGTGGCAGTTCCCGACGGCGGTTTTAGCGTCGAGCTGATTCACCGTGACTCCCCGAGGTCCCCGCTCTATGACCCCGCCGCGACCCAAGACCAGCGCTTGAGAAATGCCCTTGCCCGGTCTCTCTCACGGGCAACCCGCCTCTGCCAGACCGACACCCTGCACATAGCAGTTGAAGAGCCCGCTGCGGAGATCTTCTCCAACAACGGGGAGTACCTCATGAACATCTCCATCGGGACCCCGCCAGTCAAGATCGTGGGGGTCATGGACACGGGGAGTGATTTGTTTTGGACTCAGTGCATGCCCTGCGATGGCTGTTACGAGCAGATCAATCCACTCTTTGACCCGCAAGAGTCATCCTCCTATCGGGACCTTCCTTGTACCTCAAGCAAGTGCAAATTACTACCCCAGACAGGTTGTGATCACGTTAGAGGACAAATTTGCCAGTATCACTACTCCTATGGTGACAAATCTTTCACGAATGGAAACATTGCCACCGAGACGGTCACACTGAACTCGATCTCGGGCCAGCCCATTTCGTTCCCCCATACTCTGTTCGGGTGCGGGCACCATAACAGAGGAACCTTTGGAGACAAGACTTCAGGCATCATCGGGCTAGGAGGTGGGGCGATCTCACTCGTTTCACAGATGGGTGAAACTGCAGGGGGTAAGTTCTCATACTGCTTGGTGCCGCTCTCGCAGTCCGAAAAGTCGAGCCAGCTGAATTTCGGGAGCAGGGCAGAGGTCACGGGCCCTGGAGCTGTCTCCACCCCATTAGTCCAGAAAAGCCCCAAAACCTTCTACCACATAACTCTTGAGGGAGTCAGCGTGGGAAGTTCCAGATTCGAGTTCAGCGACTTGGACAGTCCGACATCTAAGCGCAACATAGTCATCGACTCGGGGACAACCCTCACGCTTCTGCCAGAGGATCTTTATAAGGCCATAGAGACTGCGCTCGTGAAGCTCATCAAGTTGGAGAAAGCATCCGATCCACTGGACATTCTTAATCTTTGCTTCAAGACCGTGGAAGACACTGAATTTGAAGCTCCAAATATCACATTTCACTTCACCGGGGCGGATGTGAAACTAGGTACTCTGAACACCTTCATCAGGGTTGCCGAGGACGTGGTGTGCCTCTCTTTCAAGCCTTCTGATGTTGACGTGTCCCTCTTCGGCAACATAGCTCAGATGAACTTCCTGGTCGGATACGACACCCAGGAGAGATCCATTTCGTTCATGCCTACTGACTGTTCTAACTTACAAGACACGCTCTGA